taattaatcaattaattaattcactaattaaaacaaataccattatattaatttaattaattaatacttacTCCATAGCAGAGGACCATAGTCCAACTTCAAATCTTTCAAGGCAAAACTTCATAAATTGATCACAATAAGGTCTCTTGAAGActgttttaatttaaaaaaaaacaaacaaattataaatatgtttaacttataacataattaaaaataataccaaatcaaaaattataaaattatgaatacgaTTATTAAATATCAGATGAgaaacaataaaaatgaaaaaacgcAAAATATACAAACCTAGGAAATTGCCATGAGAAAGGTCCGGGGTGTATCTCCGCACCGTTCATTCGTTGCGGAGATGCACCCTATCGACTAGTAGCCCACCAAGATTAAGGacaagaagtttttttttaggtCCAAAGGTTCAATTTTcccaaagaaaaataaaagtctAAATTTTTAGCAACTATTTCATCTTCATAATCACTATTATTATCATTAGAATCAACCACAACATTTTTCAACTTTAGATTACTTGccatattttgaaattaattagaagaaagtcttttttttaaaatatatatataaataaaagactTCTTTGAGAAGGCTATGGTGATCTAACATATTTATAGTGGGAGAAAATAAAAGGTCTATTAATTCCATTAATTAATggtaaataaaaaatctaaaaattatgtataACTAAAAGATATAACATTTTCACTTTCCAAGTAAAATTTTGGTAAGTTGTACTCTCATTTAATCTATAAGTAAAATTAAATGTTAAGTTGGTTGTTGAGTGAATCCAAATTCATCTTTAAggttttcaatttaaatttcattttgataAAACTATCAGTAATTAGCACATCAAATTTCACTAGAACTCTAAAGTTATGTATGCTTAATTAAGTTGAGTATATATGACTCTAAGAAATTTCTCATATTTCTCATTTATATTCTCCTGAATAAggtctatttatttattttcatgaattaaggttcaaaaataatttttctatctctaaaataaaaatatactctAAGTATATTCTACGCtttccaaatttattttgtggGAAGTAAAATTATGCTGAGTATTTTATTGTTGTCGTATATATTGACATTTAATCAAGTACGGAAGAAAGATCAAATTAGCAGCTGTGGTTTCTAAAAAATAGTtctcataaattattttagaaatttaaaataaaattaataattttttttctattttattctagaatttttttttcttgaaaactaCAAATTCTTTAATTATGAGGCGATATTAGTTATGTTAAAGTACCAACAAAGCTTAGGTTATACTTCTTCACATTTTTACACAAATGCAATTTAATTCTAGTTGCTAATTTAGTTTATTCTTAAAGGATTCAATTCATTTAATCAGGAAGAAGCtaagttatttaaaaaatataaaatatttttttttaatttttttatccgatatttaatatttatttttaaaatctgattaaaatttaaatttacattaaaaatttcACGTTAAAGGTAAGACGCtatagaaaattttgaatttacttTTTCACATACAactctttcttgtttttacgATGCTATAGAATTCTAATTATTGCATCTAGCAAAAGTTACTTTATAATGtagtcaaatatatatataatttttaaataaaaggtAAGTTACTTTATAATGtagtcaaatatatatataatttttaaataaaaggtAGTTGATAGAAcaattcaaattattaaaaatactagtcatctttttcttttttgattgaTAGTAATTTTTACTATTAGAGtgttttgaattaattatattattatcgttataataataaattaaatattttaattaaattttttaagacgattgataattaaatgacacaataaacaaaaaaattttcttaattaaatattaactcGATGACGAATCCATCAGATAGCACAAGGACAACTATTGAATTAAGTAACATTAACTCGATGACGATGTGCAATTTGaataataatgtttttatttgtgcAAATATTatcctattttatattttttaaaaaaagatataatattttatggaGAAAATGTATAAGTATCTTTTCAATTATGTTCGAAATCTTAGACACATTTATATTACACTAAGTTCATATTACCtccttaaatttattttacaattaattttctaccctttttgatatacgtgacactagtttgaaaaaaaaatcaatcaatgtTGGGCCCATAAAATACTGTggcgtaggccgaaaaggggtagaaaattattaataaaataagtttagggatAATAGAATTTTGGTATAGtgtaagtgtgtctctgaaatttcagaCATAGATTAATGAGGTACatgtgcattatccctattttATGATCACTAGGAGTTTTCTTTCGGAATGTCTAATTAGTGAACCAAGTGTTTTTGCCAAcaaatattattcaatttatttaattaatatttttattaaaatataataacataattttcattAAGATACACTAACATAATTCAATCTATTTAATTGTCGTCAATATGATCGTGTTTTTCTATTAATAAATTGTTAGTtgcacattatatatatatataatcaataaaatggttcgaattatattaattttataaatatattagttcaaataaattatgaattaatataattgagttaaataattaagttcaattaatatggacttaattaaaatctaaattaattgatttggacTACAATGGATGAGCCCAATTTATTAAGCCCGATTTCATATCATTTTAGATGCCCATCTTGGCGCCACGTGTGCAAATGATATGGCATGCCAAATCAACTAAGAGACCAATAGAATCATGACGTGTTGTCAAGATGACAAGCCCACTTCATAAAACTCATATGTCATGTCAACTAAATATGATTAGCCGAAGAAAATCATGTTTCAATCGTAACTTCCctattttaaaactattaatAGAGctcctcataattcagaaaagatgacagaaaattttaaacaaaaagcTAGAGAAAATCCGTGATACTAACGTTATAAATTCTTTATAAAGCTACaagtttaaaaattcaagcattTAAGAGCTGAAATATACTCGCTCTGTTACTTGTCTACTTTTGAATTTATACATAATTGACATAGTaaatctatcattttatctctattaattatacaatgaatgatttaaaaacatatgattttcaaaaagttataCTCTCTTCGTTTCAAAAAAAGTGACTTGATTTGACTTGGCACGAactttaagaaaataagaaagacttttgaattgcaatcttaaattaaaataatatcaaatatattatcttaatttGCCAAAATGAACTGATAATTAGAGTAAACTTATGTCATTTATCAGttctttttttgatttgttCTTTAGAATTATCTAGAATTTCTCCAGAAAGCTCTCATGTAGCAGAACCTTCCTAGTTTTTCCAGCACCttctaataatattataaatacccAATTTAACCTTCCACTTTCTCCATCTTCACTGATAAATCAAATTCTCCAAAATCAAATTcaacaaaagcaaaaaaaaaaatgaagccAGTGGTACAGGAAACGAAGAATGGCAAAGTTACCATCAAAACAGAGTGCAGAGCAAACGAAGAAGGAGGAAAACACATAGAAAAACTGGATCTCGATACTAAAAACGTCAATACTGTTAAGTACGTCGAAAAAAAGTTGACGGAAAAAGGGGTGCAGAGGTTGGAACGGCATCCATCGGATGGATTGCCGTTAAAGCATGATCCGAAGAAAGGACACGGAGGTAAGTATACATGGGAAGGACCTGATAAGTATAATGTGGATGAGAAAGAtctgaattataatgtgaatgAAGAAGCAGAGGATGATGATATTGTGGGTGAAATTGAAGTAGCAAAATTGGCTGAAGAAGGTGTTGCTAGAATTGAAATTGATCCtaatttgaaaattgattaATCATTCTTACATCTTGTGATTTTGGGGgggaaaaaaattgttgaatttgtgTGATTTGTGTTTGTTAATTACTTGTATGTAATGGAATAATAACTGAActttttcttcataaattttGTTAGTGATTTTCTCGGTTTATTGAGttttaaatttcacatttttttaaaaaaaatttatatttagatGTAATCAAATAACATATTTGAATTAGATTAGATCTCCTAATCTATTtgtccttttgatttattatgattcacttaaattattaaaagggaaaattataggctaattaaatttatattatttattatagttatatattaattatgtggattcattttaaatttgtatgattaATCACATTTACATATTCATAATGCATGGATTGAattagaatttatataattaattatatttgtatatatataattcgttaggacatatatatatataacatatatgcAATTATTTAATCTATACACATACATAATTCTCGCTGCTCCTTCCTTTTTTAATGTCACTCATCTTTCTTATCCTTCTTCCAATCTCGCtttttatatatacaaacacatatatataatatacaataatatacatatacaattcatcatTATTACGTTTTTTGTCATTTCTCGCTCgcttctcttctctcttttaG
The nucleotide sequence above comes from Solanum pennellii chromosome 9, SPENNV200. Encoded proteins:
- the LOC107030718 gene encoding uncharacterized protein LOC107030718; the encoded protein is MKPVVQETKNGKVTIKTECRANEEGGKHIEKLDLDTKNVNTVKYVEKKLTEKGVQRLERHPSDGLPLKHDPKKGHGGKYTWEGPDKYNVDEKDLNYNVNEEAEDDDIVGEIEVAKLAEEGVARIEIDPNLKID